From a single Deltaproteobacteria bacterium genomic region:
- a CDS encoding long-chain fatty acid--CoA ligase produces MAYPLTLRTVLTRNRMLFGRKEVVTRDFAGIHRYTYAEYQVRVGKLANALKRLGVRRGERVATFGWNSHRHLEAYLAAPCMGAVLHTLNIRLFADQFAYIVNHAEDAVMLVDEDLVPAVAAVADKFPTVRAYVIMGAGREVPPTKLRPAYSYEALLEAESGDFDWPVDIEENSMAALCYTTATTGNPKGVPYSHRGIYLHALAICGADVLGIREADAVMPVVPMFHVNAWGIPFAAVWMGTKQVFPGSRPDPAALVSLIENEKVTITAGVPTIWMAVAQLLEREKHDVSSLSAVICGGSAAPRALIEKVEKGFGVPFIHAYGMTETYPVVLVSRPKSYMAGLPEDERYAYKAKQGTLVAGIEMRVVAEDGSEVPRDGKSMGELRLRGPWITEEYYREPERTKEMVRDGWLCTGDVVTVDPEGYVQIQDRTRDLIKSGGEWISSIDLENTIMSHPAVAEAAVIGVPSEKWTERPMACVVLKPDQAGKVDGEEIREFLATRVAKWWVPDEVVFVESIPKTSVGKFAKRFLRERFQEKRFP; encoded by the coding sequence ATGGCGTACCCGTTGACCCTGCGGACGGTCCTTACCCGGAACCGCATGCTGTTCGGCAGGAAGGAGGTCGTCACCCGCGACTTCGCCGGGATCCACCGGTACACGTACGCGGAGTACCAGGTCCGGGTGGGGAAGCTCGCCAACGCCCTGAAACGCCTCGGGGTCAGGCGCGGAGAGCGCGTGGCCACCTTCGGCTGGAACAGCCACCGGCACCTGGAGGCGTACCTGGCGGCTCCGTGCATGGGCGCGGTCCTCCACACCCTGAACATCCGCCTGTTCGCCGACCAGTTCGCCTACATCGTCAACCACGCGGAGGACGCGGTGATGCTGGTCGACGAGGACCTCGTCCCCGCCGTCGCGGCCGTCGCGGACAAGTTCCCCACCGTGCGGGCGTACGTGATCATGGGCGCGGGCAGGGAGGTGCCGCCCACGAAGCTTCGCCCCGCCTACTCGTACGAGGCGCTCCTCGAGGCCGAGAGCGGGGATTTCGACTGGCCGGTCGACATCGAGGAGAATTCGATGGCGGCGCTCTGCTACACCACCGCCACCACCGGGAATCCCAAGGGGGTACCGTACTCCCACCGGGGAATCTATCTCCACGCGCTGGCGATCTGCGGCGCCGACGTCCTGGGAATCCGGGAGGCGGACGCCGTGATGCCGGTGGTTCCCATGTTCCACGTGAACGCCTGGGGGATCCCGTTCGCCGCCGTGTGGATGGGGACCAAGCAGGTCTTCCCCGGCTCCCGCCCCGATCCGGCCGCGCTCGTCTCCCTGATCGAGAACGAGAAGGTCACGATCACGGCGGGCGTGCCGACGATCTGGATGGCGGTCGCCCAGCTGCTGGAGCGGGAGAAGCACGACGTCTCGAGCCTTTCGGCGGTCATCTGCGGCGGATCCGCGGCGCCGCGGGCGCTGATCGAGAAGGTCGAGAAGGGGTTCGGCGTCCCGTTCATCCACGCCTACGGCATGACCGAGACGTATCCCGTGGTGCTCGTGTCGCGTCCGAAGTCGTACATGGCCGGGCTGCCCGAGGACGAGCGGTACGCGTACAAGGCGAAGCAGGGGACGCTCGTGGCCGGGATCGAGATGCGGGTGGTGGCGGAGGACGGCTCCGAGGTCCCGCGCGACGGGAAGTCGATGGGCGAGCTTCGGCTGCGCGGGCCGTGGATCACGGAGGAGTATTACCGGGAGCCGGAGCGGACGAAGGAGATGGTCCGGGACGGCTGGCTCTGCACCGGGGACGTCGTGACGGTGGACCCGGAGGGGTACGTGCAGATCCAGGACCGCACGCGCGACCTGATCAAGAGCGGCGGGGAGTGGATCTCCTCCATCGATCTCGAGAACACGATCATGTCCCACCCCGCCGTCGCCGAGGCGGCGGTGATCGGCGTGCCGTCGGAGAAGTGGACCGAGCGCCCGATGGCCTGCGTCGTCCTCAAGCCCGACCAGGCCGGGAAGGTGGATGGAGAGGAGATCCGGGAGTTCCTGGCGACGCGCGTCGCGAAGTGGTGGGTTCCCGACGAGGTGGTCTTCGTCGAGTCCATCCCGAAGACCTCCGTCGGGAAATTCGCCAAGCGGTTCCTGAGGGAACGGTTCCAGGAGAAGCGGTTCCCGTAA
- a CDS encoding ABC transporter ATP-binding protein: MLLKADDLSVFYGSVQALRGVSFTVGRGEIVSLVGANGAGKSTTLRTLSGVLRASSGSVVFDGSRIDGLPPHRIVRRGIAHVPEGRGIFANMTVRENLDMGAYARPSRKEAGESLERVFALFPRLSERAGQVAGTLSGGEQQMLAIGRAMMQRPALLLLDEPSMGLSPLLVREMGLSPLLVREIFRLIVEINRSGTTILLVEQNAAMALAAAGRAYVLETGAIALQGAASDLRKDPKVRAAYLGEEPRGGFPRQG; encoded by the coding sequence TTGCTCCTGAAAGCAGACGATCTATCGGTATTTTACGGTTCCGTGCAGGCCCTGAGGGGCGTGTCGTTCACGGTGGGGCGCGGGGAGATCGTCTCCCTCGTCGGGGCGAACGGGGCGGGGAAGAGCACGACGCTGCGCACCCTTTCCGGGGTCCTGCGGGCTTCGTCCGGAAGCGTGGTGTTCGACGGATCCCGGATCGACGGGCTCCCTCCCCACCGGATCGTCCGGAGGGGGATCGCCCACGTCCCGGAAGGGCGCGGAATCTTCGCGAACATGACCGTTCGCGAGAATCTCGACATGGGGGCGTACGCGCGCCCGTCCCGGAAAGAGGCGGGGGAAAGCCTGGAGCGCGTCTTCGCGCTGTTTCCCCGCCTGTCGGAACGGGCCGGACAGGTCGCCGGCACCCTTTCGGGGGGGGAGCAGCAGATGCTGGCGATCGGCAGGGCCATGATGCAGCGGCCCGCGCTCCTCCTGCTCGACGAGCCGTCGATGGGGCTGTCGCCGCTGCTCGTGCGGGAGATGGGGCTGTCGCCGCTGCTCGTGCGGGAGATCTTCCGCCTGATCGTCGAGATCAACCGGTCGGGGACGACCATCCTGCTCGTCGAACAGAACGCGGCCATGGCGCTTGCCGCGGCGGGACGGGCGTACGTCCTGGAGACGGGCGCGATCGCGCTGCAGGGCGCGGCGTCCGACCTGCGGAAGGACCCGAAGGTCCGGGCGGCGTACCTCGGGGAGGAGCCGCGGGGAGGTTTTCCGCGACAAGGTTGA
- a CDS encoding ABC transporter ATP-binding protein, with translation MLEVAGLAKRFGGVRALDGVGFGVDRGELVGIIGPNGSGKTTLFNVMTGIYLPDDGSVTLEGIRVAGLPPHRVTRMGIARTFQNIRLFRDLTVTDNVRIAHHPHVRYGPGAALFRTEAFYREERRTREQVEEFLSIFSLQDRGKVLAKNLSYGDQRRLEIARALATCPKVLLLDEPAAGMNPSEVERLMEFILLVRRRFSLTVLLIEHQMRLVMGICERLIVMDFGQVIARGVPSAIRNDPKVIEAYLGEEFVE, from the coding sequence ATCCTCGAGGTCGCGGGGCTCGCGAAGCGGTTCGGGGGGGTGCGGGCCCTGGACGGCGTCGGTTTCGGCGTCGACCGGGGGGAGCTCGTCGGCATCATCGGCCCCAACGGTTCGGGGAAGACGACCCTGTTCAACGTGATGACGGGGATCTATCTTCCGGACGACGGCTCGGTGACGCTGGAAGGGATCCGCGTCGCGGGGCTTCCGCCCCACCGGGTGACCCGGATGGGGATCGCGCGGACCTTCCAGAACATCCGCCTCTTCCGCGACCTGACGGTGACCGACAACGTCCGGATCGCGCACCACCCGCACGTCCGGTACGGGCCGGGGGCCGCGCTGTTCCGGACGGAGGCGTTCTACCGGGAGGAGCGGCGCACCCGGGAACAGGTCGAGGAGTTCCTCTCGATCTTCTCGCTGCAGGATCGGGGGAAGGTGCTCGCGAAGAACCTGTCGTACGGGGATCAGCGGAGGCTGGAGATCGCGCGGGCGCTGGCCACCTGCCCGAAGGTCCTCCTCCTGGACGAGCCCGCGGCGGGGATGAACCCGTCCGAGGTGGAGCGACTCATGGAGTTCATCCTTCTGGTCCGCCGTCGCTTCTCGCTCACCGTTCTCCTGATCGAGCACCAGATGCGCCTGGTGATGGGTATCTGCGAGCGGCTGATCGTCATGGATTTCGGGCAGGTGATCGCGCGCGGAGTCCCGTCCGCCATCCGGAACGATCCGAAGGTGATCGAGGCGTACCTGGGGGAAGAGTTCGTCGAGTGA
- a CDS encoding branched-chain amino acid ABC transporter permease: protein MISTVRTLENLAKAIFPFLAMTGAALAVERYEVLNPYWIQIFQLACVVAISALGLNIIYGFTGLFSLGHAAFYGVGAYTAALLMKQYGGSFGDGSHLASQAAFLGSLAAGGFAAALLACLVAMPVLRLTSDYLGIATLGFGVILKVLFDNADSFLPPLGGARGMTGIARMTSVPWVVFALTGAVLVVRNVVHSTYGRVLIAIREDETAAAAMGVDTFRMKVAGFTLGCAFAGVAGGLYAHLYTFLHPSNFDFFKSFDVLMIVVLGGLGNVTGTLAASFGWIFLLEALRVLLPPEYLEFRWVLIPALLIVTMLLRPRGLLGVRELPFLRSRVYR from the coding sequence GTGATCTCCACGGTGCGGACCCTCGAGAACCTCGCCAAGGCGATCTTCCCGTTCCTCGCGATGACCGGAGCGGCGCTGGCCGTGGAGCGGTACGAGGTGTTGAACCCGTACTGGATCCAGATCTTCCAGCTCGCCTGCGTGGTCGCGATTTCCGCGCTCGGGCTCAACATCATCTACGGGTTCACGGGGCTGTTCTCCCTCGGGCACGCCGCCTTCTACGGCGTCGGCGCGTACACCGCGGCTCTCCTGATGAAGCAGTACGGCGGTTCGTTCGGCGACGGATCGCACCTGGCCTCCCAGGCGGCGTTCCTCGGTTCCCTCGCGGCCGGCGGCTTCGCGGCGGCGCTCCTCGCGTGCCTGGTGGCGATGCCGGTCCTGCGCCTCACGTCGGACTACCTCGGGATCGCGACGCTGGGTTTCGGGGTGATCCTGAAGGTCCTGTTCGACAACGCGGACTCGTTCCTGCCGCCGCTGGGAGGAGCCCGCGGGATGACCGGGATCGCGAGGATGACCTCCGTTCCCTGGGTCGTATTCGCCCTGACCGGCGCCGTCCTCGTGGTGCGGAACGTCGTCCATTCCACGTACGGAAGGGTGCTGATCGCGATCCGGGAGGACGAGACCGCCGCCGCCGCGATGGGGGTCGACACGTTCCGCATGAAGGTGGCCGGGTTCACGCTGGGGTGCGCGTTCGCCGGCGTGGCCGGCGGGCTCTACGCGCACCTGTACACGTTCCTCCACCCGAGCAACTTCGATTTCTTCAAGTCGTTCGACGTGCTGATGATCGTGGTCCTCGGGGGCCTGGGCAACGTGACGGGCACGCTCGCCGCGTCGTTCGGGTGGATCTTCCTGCTGGAGGCGCTGCGCGTCCTGCTGCCTCCCGAGTACCTCGAATTCCGCTGGGTCCTGATCCCCGCGCTCCTGATCGTCACGATGCTCCTGCGGCCGAGAGGGCTCCTGGGAGTCCGCGAGCTGCCGTTCCTGCGGAGCAGGGTGTACCGGTGA
- a CDS encoding branched-chain amino acid ABC transporter permease — MEYFLQQALNGLQLGLVYALVALGYTMVYGVVRLINFAHGDVFMVGSFIAYFAIDRFGLPLPAVFGAAVLGCALLAVAIERIAYRPLRDAPKIAALITAIGVSLFLEYFTALNQVFGPNFYAFPRPFEVASADVAGITFTNLQGIILAVTVACLVSLQYIVYRTRIGRAMRAVSHDVVTAGLMGVNVDAVVSFTFALGAGLAGAGGVLYGIAYPQVNTFMGVMPGLKAFTAAVLGGIGSIPGAVLGALIMGQSETLTAAYLSSTYRDGIAFLLLIGVLLVRPTGILGKPRAEKV; from the coding sequence GTGGAATATTTCCTCCAGCAGGCCCTGAACGGCCTGCAGCTCGGGCTGGTCTACGCGCTGGTCGCCCTGGGGTACACGATGGTGTACGGCGTCGTGCGCCTCATCAACTTCGCTCACGGCGACGTCTTCATGGTCGGGTCGTTCATCGCGTATTTCGCGATCGACCGGTTCGGGCTGCCGCTTCCCGCCGTATTCGGGGCGGCGGTCCTGGGATGCGCGCTGCTCGCGGTGGCGATCGAGCGCATCGCGTACCGGCCGCTCCGCGACGCCCCGAAGATCGCCGCCCTGATCACCGCCATCGGGGTTTCCCTTTTCCTCGAATATTTCACCGCCCTGAACCAGGTCTTCGGGCCGAACTTCTACGCCTTCCCGCGTCCCTTCGAGGTCGCTTCGGCGGACGTGGCGGGGATCACCTTCACGAACCTCCAGGGGATCATCCTCGCGGTGACCGTCGCGTGCCTCGTGTCGCTCCAGTACATCGTGTACCGTACGCGGATCGGGCGCGCGATGCGCGCCGTATCCCACGACGTCGTCACCGCGGGGCTGATGGGCGTGAACGTCGACGCGGTCGTCTCCTTCACGTTCGCCCTGGGGGCGGGACTCGCGGGAGCGGGAGGGGTCCTCTACGGGATCGCCTACCCCCAGGTGAACACGTTCATGGGGGTCATGCCGGGACTCAAGGCGTTCACCGCGGCGGTCCTCGGCGGGATCGGCAGCATCCCGGGTGCGGTGCTGGGAGCGCTCATCATGGGCCAGTCGGAGACGCTCACCGCGGCGTACCTCTCCTCGACCTACCGCGACGGCATCGCCTTCCTGCTGCTGATCGGCGTCCTCCTGGTCCGGCCCACGGGGATCCTCGGGAAACCGCGAGCCGAGAAGGTGTGA
- a CDS encoding ABC transporter substrate-binding protein has protein sequence MRRVFLAIALVILGIGVSATSFAKEIRIGLITPLSGDVKTYGESVRNSFLIAVEEANARGGPAGMKIAYVIQDDKNDATEAANAANLLVNRHRVRAIVGSVTSKATIPVSDIIQAAKIPAITGTATSPKVTVADGKRKDYMFRSCFIDPFQGNVMARFSRETLKKKSAAVLYDASNDYSKGIAEVFRDRFREMGGSVAAFESYGKDDVDFSALLTKVKASGADVLFLPDYYNKVGLIAKQARERKLAVQLVGPDGWDSPDLAKIAGAAIEGGYFSNHYSPDDRRPEVAAWVKKYKARHGQVPDALGTLAYDATNLLIEAIRKAGSDDPGKIRDALASIRNFNGVTGKATLDRNGDPVKSAVILKMEGGKQKFVAMVNP, from the coding sequence ATGAGGCGCGTTTTCCTTGCGATCGCACTGGTCATTCTCGGAATCGGCGTGTCGGCGACGTCCTTTGCGAAGGAGATCCGGATCGGCCTGATCACGCCGCTCTCCGGGGACGTCAAGACGTACGGAGAGTCGGTCCGGAACTCGTTCCTGATCGCGGTGGAGGAGGCGAACGCAAGGGGCGGGCCCGCGGGGATGAAGATCGCCTACGTCATCCAGGACGACAAGAACGACGCCACGGAAGCCGCCAACGCGGCCAACCTCCTGGTGAACCGGCACCGGGTCCGGGCGATCGTCGGTTCGGTCACCTCCAAGGCCACCATCCCGGTTTCCGACATCATCCAGGCGGCGAAGATCCCCGCGATCACCGGAACGGCGACCAGCCCGAAGGTGACGGTGGCGGACGGCAAGCGGAAGGACTACATGTTCCGTTCGTGCTTCATCGATCCGTTCCAGGGGAACGTCATGGCCCGGTTCTCCCGGGAAACGCTGAAGAAGAAGAGCGCCGCGGTCCTCTACGACGCGTCCAACGACTACTCCAAGGGGATCGCCGAGGTGTTCCGCGACCGGTTCCGGGAGATGGGAGGGTCCGTGGCGGCCTTCGAGTCGTACGGAAAGGACGACGTCGATTTCTCGGCGCTGCTCACCAAGGTGAAGGCTTCGGGGGCGGACGTCCTTTTCCTCCCCGACTACTACAACAAGGTGGGGCTCATCGCGAAGCAGGCCCGGGAGAGGAAGCTCGCGGTCCAGCTCGTGGGTCCGGACGGATGGGACTCTCCGGACCTCGCGAAGATCGCGGGGGCCGCGATCGAGGGAGGGTACTTTTCGAACCACTATTCGCCCGACGACCGGAGGCCCGAGGTGGCGGCGTGGGTGAAGAAGTACAAGGCGCGGCACGGACAGGTTCCCGACGCCCTCGGCACGCTCGCGTACGACGCCACGAACCTTCTGATCGAGGCGATCCGCAAGGCCGGCAGCGACGATCCGGGGAAGATCCGGGACGCGCTCGCCTCGATCCGGAATTTCAACGGGGTGACCGGGAAAGCCACCCTCGACAGGAACGGAGACCCGGTCAAGAGCGCCGTCATCCTGAAGATGGAAGGCGGGAAGCAGAAGTTCGTCGCGATGGTCAACCCGTAG
- a CDS encoding rhodanese-like domain-containing protein, which translates to MKVFLRGIAVPWICAVIGALAWTWPAGTGAADGPGKSRNLSPAEARELIRTHAGDPGFVLLDVRTPGEFGEGRIEGAKLLDYRSPSFQEEASRLDRNRKYLVYCRTGNRSAGAVKVLEALGIGEVRHLEGGIVKWKQAGLPTVK; encoded by the coding sequence ATGAAGGTGTTCCTGCGCGGGATCGCCGTCCCCTGGATATGCGCCGTGATCGGCGCGCTGGCCTGGACATGGCCCGCCGGGACCGGGGCCGCCGACGGCCCGGGGAAATCCCGGAACCTTTCCCCGGCGGAGGCGCGGGAGCTGATCCGGACGCACGCGGGCGACCCCGGTTTCGTCCTGCTCGACGTGCGGACGCCCGGAGAGTTCGGGGAAGGGAGGATCGAGGGGGCGAAGCTTCTCGACTACCGCTCCCCCTCGTTTCAAGAGGAGGCGTCCCGGCTCGATCGGAACAGGAAGTACCTGGTGTATTGCAGGACGGGGAACCGGAGCGCCGGAGCGGTGAAGGTCCTGGAGGCGCTGGGGATCGGGGAGGTCCGCCACCTCGAGGGCGGAATCGTGAAGTGGAAGCAGGCGGGTCTGCCGACGGTGAAGTGA